One genomic region from Prochlorococcus marinus str. SB encodes:
- a CDS encoding DUF4278 domain-containing protein, whose product MTLIYRGQKYVQNKEAAKKQHNELTYRGKAYTS is encoded by the coding sequence ATGACTCTAATTTACAGAGGACAAAAGTACGTCCAGAACAAAGAAGCAGCTAAGAAGCAGCATAATGAACTAACTTACAGAGGCAAAGCCTATACAAGCTAG
- a CDS encoding DUF3303 domain-containing protein, producing MLYVQHWSFKTGYHQKGAEKFLGGGGDYPGVEMIGRYHAPGSLEGWIVLKTDNPKAIYQHAAEWGEFLNWETTPVFTDEEAGPIVAKVYS from the coding sequence ATGCTTTACGTTCAGCACTGGTCATTTAAGACAGGATATCATCAAAAAGGTGCGGAAAAATTTCTTGGAGGAGGAGGAGATTATCCTGGAGTCGAGATGATTGGAAGATATCATGCCCCAGGATCTCTAGAAGGGTGGATAGTCTTAAAGACAGATAATCCAAAAGCAATATATCAGCATGCAGCTGAATGGGGTGAATTCCTTAATTGGGAGACCACACCTGTATTTACTGATGAAGAAGCTGGTCCAATAGTCGCCAAAGTCTACTCATAG